A single Nicotiana tabacum cultivar K326 unplaced genomic scaffold, ASM71507v2 Un00171, whole genome shotgun sequence DNA region contains:
- the LOC107762376 gene encoding pleiotropic drug resistance protein 1-like, with translation MPYVFVQTVFYGVIVYAMIGFEWTVTKYFWYLFITYFTLLYFTFYGLMSVAVTPNQHIAQIVAVFFFAMWNLFSGFIVPRPHMAIWWRWYYWACPVAWTLYGLVASQFGDLQNKITDDETVEQFFRRYFGYKHDFLGVVAVVTVAYAVVFGFTFALAIKVFNFQKR, from the exons ATGCCGTATGTCTTTGTGCAAACTGTTTTCTATGGCGTCATTGTCTATGCTATGATTGGATTTGAATGGACAGTAACCAAGTACTTTTGGTACTTGTTCATCACGTATTTCACTCTCTTATACTTCACCTTTTATGGTTTGATGAGCGTTGCAGTTACTCCAAATCAACATATTGCGCAAATTGTCGCTGTCTTCTTCTTTGCCATGTGGAATCTTTTCTCAGGATTCATTGTTCCGCGACCT CATATGGCCATATGGTGGAGATGGTACTATTGGGCTTGTCCTGTTGCCTGGACTTTGTATGGTTTGGTTGCATCACAATTTGGAGACCTCCAAAACAAAATAACTGATGATGAAACAGTGGAACAATTCTTTAGACGTTACTTCGGGTACAAGCATGATTTTCTTGGAGTAGTTGCAGTTGTGACTGTTGCATATGCTGTTGTTTTTGGCTTCACATTTGCTTTGGCTATTAAAGTATTCAACTTCCAGAAAAGATAG
- the LOC107772599 gene encoding pleiotropic drug resistance protein 1-like encodes MEPANISDLRGSSLRGSLKLSVNSTNSIWRNNGVEIFSRSSRDEDDEEALKWAALEKLPTFNRLRKGLLFGSQGAAAEVDIHDLGFQERKNLLERLVKIANEDNEKFLLKLRQRIDRVGIDLPSIEVRYEHLNIEADAYIGSRALPTFTNFMTNFLETMLTSFHILPNQKRKLTILNDVSGIIKPCRMTLLLGPPGSGKTTLLLALAGKLDPALKVAGKVTYNGHEMNEFVPQRTAAYISQHDLHIGEMTVRETLEFSARCQGVGSRYDMLVELSRREKAAKIKPDPDIDIFMKAAATEGQEANVVTDYVLKLLGLDICADTMVGDEMIRGISGGQKKRVTTGEMLVGPSKALFMDEISTGLDSSTTYSIVNSLRQSVQILNGTAVISLLQPAPETYNLFDEIILLSDGQIVYQGPREDVLGFFESMGFKCPDRKGVADFLQEVTSKMDQQQYWVRRDETYRYITSKEFAETYQSFHVGRKLANELAASYDKSKSHPAALTTQKYGIGKKELLRICTEREFLLMKRNSFVYIFKFTQLSIMALVTMTLFFRTEMSRDSMDDGGIYAGALFFAVVMNMFNGMSEIAMTIYKLPVFYKQRDLLFFPSWAYAIPSWMLKIPITFVEVGLWVFLTYYVIGFDPNPVRFLKQFLLLILVNLMASGLFRFIGAVGRTMGVANTFGTFALLLQFALGGFVLSRGDVKKWWIWGYWSSPLMYSINSIFVNEFDGKKWKHIAPNGTEPLGVAVVRSRGFFPDAYWYWIGIGALVGFTILFNICFSLALAYLNPFGKPQAMIPKDSEDAKTTSNEKEQSNSEGQSKKKGMVLPFEPHSITFDEVIYSVDMPQEMKDQGATEDRLVLLKGVSGAFRPGVLTALMGVSGAGKTTLMDVLAGRKTGGYIEGGIKISGYPKKQETFARISGYCEQNDIHSPYVTVHESLVFSAWLRLPHDVDEKTRKMFVDEIMELVELTPLRSALVGLPGVNGLSTEQRKRLTIAVELVANPSIIFMDEPTSGLDARAAAIVMRTVRNTVDTGRTVVCTIHQPSIDIFEAFDELFLMKRGGQEIYVGPLGHRSCHLIKYFESMSGISKIQDGYNPATWMLEVTTSAQEMILGVDFTDLYKRSDLYRRNKVLISELSVPRPGTKDLYFDSQYSQPFRTQCMACLWKQHWSYWRNPAYTAVRFLFTVLVALATGTMFWDLGTKVGKTQDVFNSMGSMYAAVFFIGFQNTASVLPVVAVERTVFYRERAAGMYSAFPYAFGQVCIEMPYVFVQAVFYGVIVYAMIGFEWTVTKFFWYLFITYFTLLYFTFYGLMSVAVTPNQHIAQIVAIFFFAMWNLFSGFIVPRPHMAIWWRWYYWACPVAWTLYGLVASQFGDLQNKITDDETVEQFLRRYFGYKHDFLGVVAVVTVAYAVVFGFTFALAIKVFNFQKK; translated from the exons ATGGAGCCAGCAAATATAAGTGATTTGAGAGGGAGTAGTTTGAGAGGGAGCTTAAAGTTAAGTGTGAATAGTACTAACTCTATATGGAGGAACAATGGTGTGGAGATTTTTAGTCGTTCGTCgagagatgaagatgatgaagaggCTCTTAAATGGGCAGCTCTTGAAAAACTTCCAACATTTAATCGTTTAAGAAAAGGTCTCTTATTTGGATCTCAAGGTGCTGCTGCTGAAGTTGATATACATGATCTTGGTTTTCAAGAAAGAAAGAACTTGCTTGAAAGGCTTGTGAAAATCGCCAATGAGGATAATGAGAAATTCTTGTTGAAACTCAGGCAAAGAATTGACAG aGTTGGGATAGATTTGCCATCAATAGAAGTAAGATATGAGCATCTAAATATTGAGGCAGATGCATATATAGGAAGCAGAGCTTTGCCTACATTTACCAACTTCATGACTAATTTTCTTGAG ACAATGTTGACCTCTTTCCATATCCTACCAAATCAAAAAAGGAAACTCACTATTCTTAATGATGTGAGTGGTATCATTAAGCCTTGCAGAATGACTTTGCTTTTAGGACCTCCAGGTTCTGGTAAAACTACTCTTTTATTAGCTTTGGCTGGAAAGCTTGACCCTGCCCTTAAG GTTGCTGGGAAAGTGACCTACAATGGACATGAAATGAATGAATTTGTGCCACAAAGAACTGCTGCTTATATTAGCCAGCATGATTTACACATTGGAGAAATGACTGTGCGAGAAACGTTGGAATTCTCTGCCAGATGCCAGGGAGTTGGCTCTCGTTATG ATATGTTGGTTGAACTGTCAAGAAGAGAGAAAGCAGCTAAAATTAAGCCAGATCCTGATATTGACATCTTCATGAAG GCAGCAGCAACAGAGGGACAAGAGGCCAATGTTGTTACAGATTATGTTCTTAAG CTGTTGGGGCTGGATATTTGCGCAGATACAATGGTGGGAGATGAAATGATAAGGGGTATTTCAGGAGGACAAAAGAAGCGTGTGACAACAGGTGAAATGCTCGTTGGACCGTCAAAGGCACTTTTCATGGATGAAATCTCAACTGGATTGGACAGTTCTACCACTTACTCCATTGTGAACTCTCTAAGACAATCTGTGCAAATCTTGAATGGAACTGCTGTGATATCTCTCCTGCAGCCAGCACCCGAGACCTACAACTTGTTTGATGAGATTATTCTGTTATCAGATGGGCAAATTGTTTATCAGGGTCCGCGAGAGGACGTCCTTGGCTTCTTCGAGTCCATGGGTTTCAAATGCCCAGATAGAAAAGGCGTGGCCGACTTCTTGCAAGAA GTGACATCAAAGATGGATCAGCAACAATATTGGGTGAGGAGGGATGAGACTTACAGGTATATCACATCAAAAGAATTTGCTGAGACATATCAATCATTCCATGTTGGGAGGAAACTTGCGAATGAGCTTGCAGCTTCATATGACAAGAGCAAAAGCCATCCTGCTGCTTTGACAACTCAAAAGTATGGTATAGGGAAGAAAGAACTCTTAAGGATCTGCACTGAAAGAGAATTCTTGCTAATGAAGAGGAACTCATTTGTTTACATCTTCAAGTTCACTCAG CTTTCAATTATGGCGCTCGTGACAATGACCCTCTTTTTCCGAACTGAGATGTCTCGTGATAGTATGGATGATGGAGGAATATATGCTGGTGCCCTCTTTTTTGCGGTTGTTATGAATATGTTTAATGGAATGTCTGAGATAGCCATGACAATTTATAAACTTCCTGTCTTCTACAAGCAAAGGGACCTTCTCTTTTTCCCTTCATGGGCTTATGCAATTCCCTCATGGATGCTCAAAATCCCTATAACATTTGTTGAAGTTGGTCTATGGGTGTTCCTCACTTACTATGTCATTGGATTTGATCCGAATCCTGTAAG atttcTCAAACAATTCTTGCTACTCATATTAGTAAACCTGATGGCATCAGGATTGTTCCGCTTCATTGGGGCAGTTGGAAGGACCATGGGAGTTGCTAATACATTTGGAACATTTGCTCTCCTTTTACAATTTGCATTGGGTGGATTCGTTCTTTCACGAG GTGATGTGAAGAAATGGTGGATATGGGGTTACTGGTCTTCACCATTGATGTATTCTATTAATTCAATTTTTGTGAATGAATTTGATGGGAAAAAGTGGAAACATATTGCACCAAATGGAACTGAGCCACTTGGAGTTGCAGTTGTAAGATCTCGAGGGTTCTTCCCGGATGCATACTGGTACTGGATAGGTATTGGTGCACTTGTTGGATTCACAATCCTCTTTAACATCTGCTTCAGTCTTGCACTTGCTTATCTCAACC CATTTGGCAAGCCGCAAGCTATGATACCAAAAGACAGTGAAGATGCCAAAACAACTAGCAATGAGAAAGAACAGTCCAATAGTGAGGGTCAGAGTAAGAAAAAGGGAATGGTTCTTCCATTTGAACCGCATTCCATCACCTTTGATGAAGTTATATACTCTGTTGACATGCCTCAG GAAATGAAAGATCAGGGCGCCACTGAAGATAGATTGGTACTTCTGAAGGGAGTAAGCGGAGCTTTCAGGCCTGGTGTTTTGACAGCTTTGATGGGAGTTAGTGGGGCTGGAAAAACAACATTGATGGATGTATTGGCAGGAAGGAAAACAGGAGGATATATTGAGGGTGGTATTAAGATCTCTGGCTATCCTAAGAAGCAAGAAACATTCGCACGTATATCTGGATACTGTGAGCAGAATGATATCCATTCACCTTATGTTACAGTTCATGAGTCATTAGTATTCTCAGCTTGGCTGCGTTTACCTCATGATGTTGATGAAAAGACTAGAAAG ATGTTTGTTGACGAAATTATGGAACTTGTGGAGCTTACACCATTAAGATCAGCCTTAGTTGGTTTGCCAGGAGTCAACGGTCTCTCAACTGAGCAACGCAAAAGGTTGACCATTGCAGTGGAATTAGTAGCAAACCCCTCTATCATTTTCATGGATGAACCAACTTCAGGTCTGGATGCAAGGGCTGCTGCGATTGTGATGAGAACTGTTAGGAACACTGTTGACACAGGGAGAACCGTTGTTTGTACCATTCATCAGCCTAGTATCGACATTTTTGAAGCCTTTGATGAG CTATTTCTAATGAAACGAGGAGGACAAGAGATATATGTTGGTCCATTAGGTCACCGTTCCTGTCATTTGATCAAATACTTTGAG TCAATGTCTGGGATAAGTAAAATACAAGATGGCTACAATCCAGCAACTTGGATGTTAGAAGTCACAACCTCGGCTCAAGAAATGATTTTGGGGGTTGATTTTACTGATTTATACAAGAGATCAGATCTTTACAGGAGGAATAAAGTGTTGATTAGTGAACTCAGCGTGCCTCGCCCTGGTACAAAAGACCTGTATTTCGATAGTCAATATTCACAGCCATTTCGGACCCAATGTATGGCTTGCCTTTGGAAGCAACACTGGTCATACTGGCGTAATCCTGCTTATACTGCAGTCAGATTTCTCTTTACAGTCCTCGTCGCCTTGGCCACAGGGACAATGTTCTGGGATCTTGGTACTAAAGT GGGTAAGACCCAAGATGTATTTAACTCTATGGGATCAATGTATGCTGCTGTTTTCTTTATTGGTTTTCAAAATACAGCATCAGTTCTGCCTGTTGTAGCCGTTGAGCGTACAGTATTTTACAGAGAAAGAGCTGCTGGAATGTATTCTGCCTTCCCCTATGCCTTTGGACAA GTTTGCATTGAAATGCCGTATGTCTTTGTGCAAGCTGTTTTCTATGGCGTCATTGTCTATGCTATGATTGGATTTGAATGGACAGTAACCAAGTTCTTTTGGTACTTGTTCATCACGTATTTCACTCTCTTATACTTCACCTTTTATGGTTTGATGAGCGTTGCTGTTACTCCAAATCAACATATTGCACAAATTGTCGCTATCTTCTTCTTTGCCATGTGGAATCTTTTCTCAGGATTCATTGTTCCGCGACCT CATATGGCCATATGGTGGAGATGGTACTATTGGGCTTGTCCTGTTGCCTGGACTTTGTATGGTTTGGTTGCATCACAATTTGGAGACCTCCAAAACAAAATAACTGATGATGAAACAGTGGAACAATTCTTGAGACGTTACTTCGGGTACAAGCATGATTTTCTTGGAGTAGTTGCAGTTGTGACTGTTGCATATGCTGTTGTTTTTGGCTTCACATTTGCTTTGGCTATTAAAGTATTCAACTTCcagaaaaaatag